The Candidatus Neomarinimicrobiota bacterium genome has a window encoding:
- a CDS encoding phosphatidate cytidylyltransferase translates to MSSPSSKGDKVKSRLLVFFLGIPALLGIIWLGGWVYALFATAVVILGLQEYLTLLRRGKLTPRPIPVYLTALAILVAFTYHVGLFGQRQPWETLGWQFFAIVFLLVIMIQTLEVLRSTGTAWLNLSANVLGVLWVAGFGGSFILVRSADFSAYNTSVDVAFRLTLSLYVTVWICDTLAYLVGRRFGKKKILPLVSPKKTVVGTVSGIIGALIAIFLLGTLGFLPREIFPVAYLFILGLIVGVGGQMGDFVESRLKRDFGVKDTGSLLPGHGGILDRFDSLLFVMPLAYLFLKLVMLL, encoded by the coding sequence ATGTCCAGCCCATCCAGCAAAGGCGATAAAGTAAAATCGCGCCTACTGGTCTTTTTCCTGGGTATACCCGCCCTACTAGGTATTATCTGGCTGGGAGGGTGGGTCTACGCCCTGTTTGCCACCGCTGTTGTTATCCTAGGTTTACAGGAATACCTTACTCTCTTACGTCGTGGGAAGTTAACGCCACGCCCGATCCCGGTATATCTAACCGCCCTCGCCATCCTGGTTGCCTTCACCTATCATGTGGGTTTGTTTGGACAACGCCAACCCTGGGAAACTTTGGGATGGCAGTTTTTTGCCATCGTGTTTCTCCTGGTGATTATGATTCAGACTTTGGAAGTGTTGCGTTCTACGGGCACAGCCTGGTTGAATCTCTCAGCTAACGTCCTAGGTGTATTATGGGTAGCCGGTTTCGGAGGTAGTTTCATCTTAGTGCGCTCCGCTGATTTTTCTGCCTATAACACCTCAGTGGATGTGGCTTTTCGGCTTACCCTATCACTGTACGTCACTGTGTGGATCTGTGACACCCTGGCTTATCTAGTAGGCCGACGCTTTGGCAAGAAAAAAATCTTGCCATTGGTTAGTCCCAAAAAAACGGTGGTAGGCACTGTCTCCGGGATCATTGGGGCCCTGATAGCAATATTTCTGTTGGGCACCTTGGGATTCCTGCCGCGGGAAATCTTTCCCGTAGCCTACCTGTTCATTCTGGGACTGATCGTGGGTGTCGGTGGGCAGATGGGCGACTTTGTAGAGTCCCGGCTAAAACGAGATTTTGGTGTCAAGGACACCGGCTCCTTACTACCGGGGCATGGGGGGATTCTGGACCGGTTCGATTCCCTACTATTTGTCATGCCTTTAGCTTATCTGTTCCTTAAACTGGTGATGTTGCTGTAA